In Chlorobiota bacterium, the sequence AAAACTGACCTGCGGAAACTCCACCACCGAAGGGACCGAACGGAGCCGGACGGTATCGGCCACCCCTTCAATCGGGATTCGCAGCGTGCCGCCACACTCGGCCAACTGCACCAGCACGGTGTCGCGGAAGGTCCCGCTTGTGGTGGGGTTGAACCGCACCCGCAGCAGTGGCAGCAACTGCTCCAGCTCCTTCAATGATTTTGGGAACGTTGGCTTGTTCAGCAGTGAATACTCCGTTCCGGCAAGAAGCTCTATGCCGGTGATTCGTACGCTGCCGCTGCCGTTGTTGAAGATGGTGATGGAGGTGTCGGCCCCGCCAGCGCGGCACGGAAGCACCACGCGGAAGCCAAGCGAAGCCGGAAGCGCCGCAACCCCAGGGGCCGAGCGGACAGCGGTGAACGGAATCCGGAGCGGGTTCCCCTGGACCGAGTCGGTGGTGAACACCAGCAGTGTGTCGTGGAACGTGTTCTGCTGCGATGCCGATTCGAACTGCACGATATACCGCAGCGAATCTTTTGGCCTGATAGTGTCCGGCGGATTCCGAACCACCCCGGCAACCGGGAAATTGCCAATCCGCACCAGCGCGAACGTTGGGTTTGGCTGGCTGCTTACTTTGAAGATATTTCGGTCAATCACCAAATCGCTTTCCCCGGAATTGTAGATGAAGAAGGTATCCAGCCGGGAGGTCTCGCAGCGGAGCGTATCCATCGAGCGGGGAAGCTGGGCAATGGCGTGCGGGCGGCGCTGGAACCCGTAGCGAAGCAGGAAGGCATCGGTTGCTTGGCTTGTGCCGTCGTTCAGCGTGCGGTCCAGCGCAAAGCGGGTGACGGGGAAATTTGCGGATTGAGTGGTCCCGGTAATCAACAAATCGCCGTAGCGGTTCAGGTGGCTGACCCGTGCCGGGGAATCATCGCGAGCGCCCCCGGCAACAACGGCATGGCGGATGGTGCTTCCATCGGAACTAAGCTGCACCATCGCAATCTCCTTCCCCCCACGGAACTGCTGCGCCGGCGCGTCCGCCGAAATCGGGAACGGGTTTCCAGGAAGGTTATCGGTGGTTCCGGCAAGGAACGTGTTCCGCTGCTCATCCACTTGGATTGTTGCCGGAACGCCAGCATCGTTCGGGCCGATGTAGCGGCTCCACGCAATCTTCCCCGTAAGCGTATCCAGCCGCGTAACGAACCACGCGCCGGAGGGGGTTGGGATGGTGGTGGGATAATCGCCCGAGACCGTCACCCCGGTGATGTACGGGGCCTGCAGGCTGTCAAGGGCGATCGCCGTTGCGTGGTCCTGGTTGCTTCCGCCAAGAAAGGTTCCGTACAGGAGTTTGGTTCCGGTGAAATCAATCCTTGCCAGGAAGGCATCGTGGCCCCCGGCCAACGCCTGGGCAACAGCGTTCGCCGATGTTGGGAAATTATCCGAAGAGGTCCATCCCGTAATCCACACCGCACCGCCAGGCTCGGCCACAATTCCGGTGGCGCGTTCGTCCCCGCTTCCCCCCACGTAGGTGCTGTACATCAGCGATGCTCCGTTCGCGTTCATCTTCCCCACAATCGCATCCTCCCCCCCTTGCTGCGTGGTGGAAAGGCTGCCAAACGTGACGGGGAAATCGTTGGAGGAGGTCCACCCTGCGAAATAGATATTCCCGGCTCCGTCAAGCCGAATATCCTCCACTCGCTCATTCAGCTTCCCCCCCACGTAGGTGATAAAATTGAGCGCGTTGCCGCGTGGGGAAAGGGAGAGGATAAACCCATCCATCCCGCCACCGCGAACGGTTTGCAACGCCCCTGGCGTGAAGAAATTATCGGAGGTGGTTGCCCCCGCCACAATGGCATCGCCACGGCGGGTTAGGCGGATTGCCGTTGGTTCGTCGTCGCCGCGCCCGCCGATGTAGGTTCCGTAGATCAGCGTGCTTCCGGTTGGGTCCAGCTTTGCGATGAAGATGTCTGGCGCAAGCGTTATCGGGTCGCTGATCGTTCGGCGGATTGCCCCGGCAGTGGTGGGGAAATCTTGCGAACGGGTGCTTCCGGCCACCACGATGTTCCCCAGCGTATCCACCGCAACCCCGCGCCCTTGCTCGACCCCGGCCCCGCCGATGTAGCTGCTGAACTTCACCGACGGGTCAATAATCAGCGGCTGCGTGGGGTCGTACGTGCCAAGCCGGAATCCCACGCCCCCATCTTCCAACACAAACCGCGCGGCAACGTAGCGGCGCGTGCCGTTGGGAAGCTGCTGCCAGCAGACCGGGGCCGCCTCGCGCAGTTCGCCAACGGAGGTGCCCACCACCAACGCGCCATCGGCAGCGATGCGGAGGTTTTCGGCACCGTCGTAGAAGTAGCGGAGCTTGGCCGGCAACGCCCCGGGCTGAAGGATCAGATCATATTTCAACTCCCCTTGCGCGGCTTGGTAGAATCGGCCAGAGATACCCGGGGCAATGGCGGAGTAGTGGACTTCGGCGAACGCTGGGACACTGGTGAATGGCGCGGCTGTGGTGAAAAAATTCCAACGCCCGGGAAGCAGCCTGTGGCCGGAAGCAACGCCCGCCGCGCCAACAAACCGCTGCCGAAGGATGTGGCGATCGCCGCGATGGTTGGCCAAATCGTACACCACTTCGCGATCGGCAAACCAGACGCGTTGCCCGGGCTTATCCAGCAGGAACCGCACCGCACCATCCCACTGCCCCCGGTTGGCGATGAACGCCATCCCCCCGGCTTTTTCCCCCGTGAGTTTGCTCCGCTGCTCGGTCCCGATTCCCCCCCCTTTCCCATCCCCTTGCGCCGCTGCTCCATATGCCACCATGCAAAGCAGCAACAGCCGCCACGCACGGAAGAAGCGAAGATGATGGAGCAGGATCATGAGCCACTTTTGTTTGTTGGAGTTCGGATTTCGATCATCACCGTTCGGCAATGGGAGCGGCCTTCGGGAGTGTTGTAGGGGAAGCGTTCCCGCTCGCCGCAGGCCCCTTCATCCACCGTGACGCGGACCCCTTCCGGGGCAAGGGAGCGGAAGACTTTTGCGACCTCGTTAGCACGCTCGATCGCAAGCTGGCGGTTGTGGCCATCCTCCCCCAGCGAATCGGTATGGCCCGTCAGGCGAACGATTGCCCCGCTTTCTGTTTGCTCGATAATTGCCTTCAGCAACGCCATGTCGCTTCGGCTGATGGTTGGGCTGTCGAAGTTGAACAGAAGGAGGGAGTAGTTCTCAATGGTCGTGTCGTCCTGGGGCGTGTCGCTCAGGGCGTTGTAGGCCACGTCAATCTGGCGCAGCGGGGTTGCGGCGGCGGCCCCGGTGCTGTCGGTAACACGAAGCGCGTATTGAAGTTGCATCGGCAGCGAAGGGAGTTCGCCGCGGTCGTTGCGCCATTCCCACACGATCGAGTCGGGCATGCGGCGCGCGCCTCCGGCAAACGATTTCCACCGGCTTGATTGTTCCAGCACATCAAGGCTCCATCTGGCCAATCCGGCTTCGGCCACCACCCGGGGGTAGAAGGTGATGGAGGGTGGGGTGGCAATCCGTTGGATATGCCGCCGGATCACCGGGCCGGTGATGTTCAGGTCGTTGCTGGTGATCTCCACACGGGCGTTCTCTTCGGCCCCTTCCGCCATTGCTTCGCTTGCAGGGTTCTGCGGCATTCCCCCGCCAGCAACTTTGATTCTGCGGGATGGAATCCGCCAGACATCTACCAAATAGCGTTTGACGCTTTCCGCCCGCCGCTGGCCAAGCCGTGGCTGGTTTTCGTGCCCGTTGCGGTGGCCGGTGATTGTCAAGGTGGCATCGGGGGTGCGGCGCATCCTCATGCCGATCACGTTGAGCATCTGATAGTACACGTCCAGGGCCGAACCAATCAACTGCGCGTTCCCGAATCCCTCAATCGCCTGGGCCTCCAACTGGCGGTATCGCTGCGGGATAACGTCGCTTCCTTCGGCAAAGAAAATCTGGTTCAGCAACGGCAATGTTTCAATGGAGTCTTGCTCCTCGATCCTTACCTGAACGGTATCCGGGTGGGTGCGGATTGTTGCTGCCAACACCGGCGGCGGAGGCGGAGGTGGCGGCACTGCCGGGGTATCGGGTGGCGGCGGCGGAGGTGGCGGCTGGGCAGGGAAGCCAAAACGCAACGCCCCACCAACAGCAAGCTGAAGGCTTCGCCACGTTTGCGGCCCCACCAACGAGGTCAGGGAGTAGCGTGCGGAAAGCTCCGGTTCCAGCCATGAATTCTCCCCAATCGGGAACCCATATCCAATCCCCCCCGACAGATACGCAGCAAGCCCGGCTGCGGGAAATATCACCCCTTCCTGAATGCGCTGCTCGCGCCGCCCGGCAAGCAGCAGATTGGGCGGGGTGATGGCGCGCTGGCTGTAGCGGTAGTTCTCGCTGAAGGCCCGTTGCACCCCCACCCCAACATGGCCGCGCAACGAACCGGCAAGCTGGCCAACGGCGGAAAGGGAAATGGTTCCATCCAGCCGCGTTGCCGAAAGGACGTTATCAATCATGGCGCGGATCAGCTGGCCGTCGGTTCCCCGAATCGGGCCGGCGTCGAACGTGTGGGTGAAGTTGCCGGAAAGGGCCGCAACCCCAAGCCGCAGCTGCAACAGTGGGGACCACTCCGCAAGCTGAAGCTCAAGCAGCGCGCCGCCAACGATTGCGGTTCCGTTGCCATTGGCAAACTGTGCGCAATCGGCATAATCGGGGATTGCTAACTCACCGTTGTGCCATGCCGACCCAATCCCCCCAAACAATCCAAACGATTGGAAGAGTTTTGCTGGAGGATTGCCCGCCCCTTCTTGCGGCACGGCACGGCCATGCGGAACCAGCAGCAGCGCAACCACCAGCGCGGCAACGGCAAGCAAGCGATATGGGGAATGGACGTTCACTGTGTTCGGGAAAGCCCTGTTTTTGGGGTTGGTTCCGTTGGAGTTTTTCTTCTACGATCGCCAAAAGTTTGTTTGGATACGGGATCGCTGTTTTTGTGATGGCGGATGCCCGCCGAAGGCTAAAAACCTTTTACCAACCCCGACGAAGGTCGGGACGAATGCCTTCCTTTCTCACTTCCCGATTGGCATTGGGGTAAGCTGCACGGGGGCGTGCGTTCCGGTGGCGGCGGAGCTTTTTCCGGTTTTGATGGAAACCACCCATTGGCGCATCCGGGTTTCCAGCACGTCCAGCGGGAGCGCGCCGGCTTCCAGCAAGTGGTCATGGAAAGCGCGGACATCGAACTGCGGGCCAAGCTCCTGCTGGGCATGGGCGCGAAGCTCGGCAATTTTCAGCTGGCCGATTTTGTAGGCCAGTGCCTGCCCGGGCCAAACGATGTAGCGGTCCACCTCGACGGTGATATCATGCTCCGATTTCCCGCTGTTCTCCATGAAGTAGTTGATTGCTTGCTCGCGGGTCCAGCCCATCGAATGGATGCCGGTATCCACCACAAGTCGGATGGCCCGCCACATCTCGTACATCAACTGCCCAAACCGCGAATAGGGGTCCTGGTAGAAACCAATCTCGTAGCCCAGGCTTTCGGCGTACAAGCCCCATCCTTCCACAAACGCCGTGTACATCCCTTCGCGGCGGAACTCTGGCAGCCCTTCCAACTCCTGCGCAATCGCAATCTGCAAGTGGTGTCCGGGGACGGCTTCGTGCAGCGTCAGGGCCTCCATTTCCCACTTGGGGCGGGCGGCAAGGTTGTACGTGTTGGCGTAGAAATAGCCAGGGCGCGCGGCCTTCAGCGACCCCGGATTGTAGTAGGCCGTGGTCTGCGATTTTGCGGCGTAGGCGGGGACAGCAAGCACCCCGTACGGCAGCCGCGGAAGCTGCCCGAACAACCGAACCAACTCGGGGTCCGCACGCTTGGCAATGTCGCGGTAGCCTTGCAGCAGCGCGGCGGAATCGGCGAAAAAGAACCGTGGGTCGGTTCGCAAAAACTCCACGAACTCCTTGAACCCTCCGCTAAATTTCACCTCGCGGATCAGCTTCTCCATCTCCCCGCGAATCCGTTTCACCTCGCGCAATCCAAGCTCGTGGATCTGCTTCGGGGTCATGCCGGTGGTGGTCTCCTCACGGACGCGGAAGGCGTACCACTCCGCGCCGTTCGGCAAGCTGCTCATGCTGATGGAGGTCCGGGCATTGGGGATATACTCATCGGCCAAAAAATCGTGAAGCCTGCGGAACGCCGGGGCAACATCATCCCGATACACCTTCTTTGCCTTCTCCCGGAATGCCTCGGCTTGATCGGCGGGGATGGTTGGCGGCAACGTGACGAAGGCTTCCAGCAACGGGCTTTGCAGCGGGTTGTCGGGGATCACATTGCTGACTTGCTCGGGGATGTCGCGCAGGGTGATCTTCGGCGGGGTAATCCCTTGCTGCAATCCTTTCCGCATCAGTGCAATCGTTTGGTCCACGGCGGCGGGAAGGTTCTGCAATCGCGTAAGAATCGCCTGGACTTGGTAGGGCTGGCCGGCGGGCATATCGGAAAGAAGCTGCGGTGCTTCCTGGTGGATTCCGTTAAGCTGGGTGATCGGCATCAGCTCGCCCGGGAAACGGTTCCCCTCCTGCTGCACCAGCAGGTTATGGCGGAACAGGTCGTAGCTCAGCTGGTCCTGCGTGTTCAGCTCCGCCCGGTTGATCTGCTGCAAGGCTTGC encodes:
- a CDS encoding choice-of-anchor D domain-containing protein, whose translation is MILLHHLRFFRAWRLLLLCMVAYGAAAQGDGKGGGIGTEQRSKLTGEKAGGMAFIANRGQWDGAVRFLLDKPGQRVWFADREVVYDLANHRGDRHILRQRFVGAAGVASGHRLLPGRWNFFTTAAPFTSVPAFAEVHYSAIAPGISGRFYQAAQGELKYDLILQPGALPAKLRYFYDGAENLRIAADGALVVGTSVGELREAAPVCWQQLPNGTRRYVAARFVLEDGGVGFRLGTYDPTQPLIIDPSVKFSSYIGGAGVEQGRGVAVDTLGNIVVAGSTRSQDFPTTAGAIRRTISDPITLAPDIFIAKLDPTGSTLIYGTYIGGRGDDEPTAIRLTRRGDAIVAGATTSDNFFTPGALQTVRGGGMDGFILSLSPRGNALNFITYVGGKLNERVEDIRLDGAGNIYFAGWTSSNDFPVTFGSLSTTQQGGEDAIVGKMNANGASLMYSTYVGGSGDERATGIVAEPGGAVWITGWTSSDNFPTSANAVAQALAGGHDAFLARIDFTGTKLLYGTFLGGSNQDHATAIALDSLQAPYITGVTVSGDYPTTIPTPSGAWFVTRLDTLTGKIAWSRYIGPNDAGVPATIQVDEQRNTFLAGTTDNLPGNPFPISADAPAQQFRGGKEIAMVQLSSDGSTIRHAVVAGGARDDSPARVSHLNRYGDLLITGTTQSANFPVTRFALDRTLNDGTSQATDAFLLRYGFQRRPHAIAQLPRSMDTLRCETSRLDTFFIYNSGESDLVIDRNIFKVSSQPNPTFALVRIGNFPVAGVVRNPPDTIRPKDSLRYIVQFESASQQNTFHDTLLVFTTDSVQGNPLRIPFTAVRSAPGVAALPASLGFRVVLPCRAGGADTSITIFNNGSGSVRITGIELLAGTEYSLLNKPTFPKSLKELEQLLPLLRVRFNPTTSGTFRDTVLVQLAECGGTLRIPIEGVADTVRLRSVPSVVEFPQVSFCGTQSDTSITLFNDGTTPITIASASALVEFQILNPPPLTIPPAGSVTLRLRFRPNAGTSDATEILQLLGGPCGVSATVELRGKRLGRGGLRAPADTIRIPTFAACAGDTVLRDTLVTLRSLAAGMLVAANPTLSNPQFSIVDPANFPVSVLPGGDLPLRIRYRSVASGSNLLTLAIPFDADGCADTLRLVVVANRVDLQLSAAPAQVDMGSLLQCTSFIDTVITFVNNSLGVVRVDSVGTTLGLAHLRPFLPFDIPAGGTRQVTVRFTPQKTGENVDSLRYYVDGCSTPIVVQVRGVKTGFILSFAQSKVALGPLLRCAIPGTFTIPAIVRNRGNSPTPARVVAVVRVAGDTAFSASPASIGMAIPSGDSITLPIQFTPAAPGDAAAQFAVVLAPCNDTLLLDVSARIVAPTLAASGGDFGAVPVRTAARATLTLTNTTELPLQLDSLGGLPGAFRVVSAQPPLPRMLQPGDSVVMELEFAPDAPGSYQITPLAMLSNPCRDSVPVSLLGVGIELGDQVQFCIGGRTRAIAGDTVEVVLQSLKSLQLSSPTDLEWQVRYPVTMLQFLQALPAGLQAVADGSGRLQLRLQGATAVPTPVARLKFLALAGGNGDAVVKIDSAASTVPLLVPTICADSAVVQIGSRCVLTSIGLGKHHNALNDPVPNPANGIVTIGFQQLEDARTTIRLFDAQGRQVLMPLQQELRGGQYSLLLDLSDLPDGAYFYTIEAGQYHQSKRIVIQR
- a CDS encoding OmpA family protein — protein: MNVHSPYRLLAVAALVVALLLVPHGRAVPQEGAGNPPAKLFQSFGLFGGIGSAWHNGELAIPDYADCAQFANGNGTAIVGGALLELQLAEWSPLLQLRLGVAALSGNFTHTFDAGPIRGTDGQLIRAMIDNVLSATRLDGTISLSAVGQLAGSLRGHVGVGVQRAFSENYRYSQRAITPPNLLLAGRREQRIQEGVIFPAAGLAAYLSGGIGYGFPIGENSWLEPELSARYSLTSLVGPQTWRSLQLAVGGALRFGFPAQPPPPPPPPDTPAVPPPPPPPPVLAATIRTHPDTVQVRIEEQDSIETLPLLNQIFFAEGSDVIPQRYRQLEAQAIEGFGNAQLIGSALDVYYQMLNVIGMRMRRTPDATLTITGHRNGHENQPRLGQRRAESVKRYLVDVWRIPSRRIKVAGGGMPQNPASEAMAEGAEENARVEITSNDLNITGPVIRRHIQRIATPPSITFYPRVVAEAGLARWSLDVLEQSSRWKSFAGGARRMPDSIVWEWRNDRGELPSLPMQLQYALRVTDSTGAAAATPLRQIDVAYNALSDTPQDDTTIENYSLLLFNFDSPTISRSDMALLKAIIEQTESGAIVRLTGHTDSLGEDGHNRQLAIERANEVAKVFRSLAPEGVRVTVDEGACGERERFPYNTPEGRSHCRTVMIEIRTPTNKSGS
- a CDS encoding DUF885 domain-containing protein — encoded protein: MFNFPEWATEVGFPGMDDLWTDNSADAIEQRKREVALPLQALQQINRAELNTQDQLSYDLFRHNLLVQQEGNRFPGELMPITQLNGIHQEAPQLLSDMPAGQPYQVQAILTRLQNLPAAVDQTIALMRKGLQQGITPPKITLRDIPEQVSNVIPDNPLQSPLLEAFVTLPPTIPADQAEAFREKAKKVYRDDVAPAFRRLHDFLADEYIPNARTSISMSSLPNGAEWYAFRVREETTTGMTPKQIHELGLREVKRIRGEMEKLIREVKFSGGFKEFVEFLRTDPRFFFADSAALLQGYRDIAKRADPELVRLFGQLPRLPYGVLAVPAYAAKSQTTAYYNPGSLKAARPGYFYANTYNLAARPKWEMEALTLHEAVPGHHLQIAIAQELEGLPEFRREGMYTAFVEGWGLYAESLGYEIGFYQDPYSRFGQLMYEMWRAIRLVVDTGIHSMGWTREQAINYFMENSGKSEHDITVEVDRYIVWPGQALAYKIGQLKIAELRAHAQQELGPQFDVRAFHDHLLEAGALPLDVLETRMRQWVVSIKTGKSSAATGTHAPVQLTPMPIGK